A portion of the Betta splendens chromosome 2, fBetSpl5.4, whole genome shotgun sequence genome contains these proteins:
- the LOC114851167 gene encoding pro-opiomelanocortin-like, whose protein sequence is MCPVWLVVAALVVGGTRGAVSQCWEHPSCKDFTSESSMMDCIQLCRSDLTAETPVVPGNAHLQPPPPSDPSSFIFPSSPSSSTLPLTKRSYSMEHFRWGKPVGRKRRPVKVYTSNDVEEESAEVFPGEMRRRALANELLAAAVAEEEEKAQEMMQEEQQQLLGGVQEKKDGPYKMKHFRWSGPPASKRYGGFMKSWDERSQRPLLTLFKNVINKDGQQQK, encoded by the exons ATGTGTCCTGTGTGGTTAGTGGTGGCTGCGTTGGTTGTGGGCGGGACCAGAGGAGCTGTCAGTCAATGCTGGGAGCATCCGAGCTGTAAGGACTTCACCTCAGAGAGCAGCATGATG GACTGCATCCAGCTCTGTCGCTCAGACCTCACTGCAGAGACTCCGGTCGTCCCAGGCAATGCCCACCTCCAGCCGCCTCCTCCATCAGACCCCTCCTCATTTatcttcccctcctctccctcctcctccacgttaCCTCTGACCAAACGGTCCTACTCCATGGAACACTTCCGCTGGGGGAAGCCCGTTGGTCGAAAGCGCCGCCCTGTCAAAGTCTACACCTCCAACGACGTGGAGGAGGAGTCGGCTGAAGTGTTCCCGGGGGAGATGAGGAGACGGGCGCTGGCTAATGAGCTcttagcagcagcagtggcagaggaggaggagaaggcacagGAGAtgatgcaggaggagcagcagcagcttctgggaggcgtccaggagaaGAAGGACGGGCCGTACAAGATGAAGCACTTCCGCTGGAGTGGTCCTCCAGCAAGCAAGCGCTACGGCGGCTTCATGAAGAGCTGGGACGAGCGCAGCCAGCGACCACTGCTCACACTCTTCAAGAACGTCATCAACAAAGACGgacagcagcagaaatga
- the fmnl2b gene encoding formin-like protein 2 gives MGNAESMESQLAVIRSRAAPVRLPMPDPAELEERFSIALNSMNLPPDKVRLLRSYDNEKKWELICDQERFQVKNPPHTYIQKLRGFLDPAVTRKKFRRRVQESTQTLRELEISLRTNHIGWVREFLNEENRGLDVLVEYLSFAQYAVTFDGEQPESGTEVSSIDSPWSRSIEDLHGDCSLPSPSSTASRSARHSISSTLVTRSNTLPSRRTLKNSRLVCKKDDVHVCVMCLRAIMNYQYGFNMVMSHPHAVNEIALSLNNRNPRTKALVLELLAAVCLVRGGHEIILSAFDNFKTVCSETMRFEKLMEHFKNEDDNIDFLVACMQFINIVVHSVEDMNFRVHLQYDFTKLNLDEHLERLKHTESDRLQVQIQAYLDNVFDVGTLLEDAETKTAALERVEELEENLNTMSQRLLDVENEAMLKIVELEKQLMQTNKELDQLREGYASANSQVHTLRRMVREKDQTIRRQSRLERQVQEAQQVGGPGAPQPQRGEGDGGVADSASPSPPPCPNLSPSPETIAYHSMGPGMGGASGMPAPPPPPPPPPIPSTVSNGPYPAPPPPAPPPPPPPPPCRTSELSSTPMPPPPPPVAPPLPGSGGSPTVIFNSGLAEGPLKLFSVKIKKPIQTKFRMPVLNWVALKPSQINGTVFNDIDDESILQDLNVEEFEELFKTKAQGPAVDLTISRQKLPQKAPSKVSLLEANRAKNLAITLRKAGQGSEVICRAIQMFDLRTVRVDFVECLMRFLPTEAEVKMLRQYERDRKAPEALSDEDRFMMQFSRIERLSQRMSIMTFMGNFTDNVQMLTPQLHAIIAASVSIKSSQKLKKILEIILALGNYMNSSKRGAVYGFKLQSLDLLLDTKSTDRKQTLLHYISNVVKEKYPAVSLFYNELHYIDKAAAVSLENVLSDVKELQRGMELTWREFSVQHNTTLKDFISRHESRLNKLQEDARIAQDAFEDAVKFFGESSKTMPPSVFFPIFVRFIKAYRLADEENEQRRRQEQILLEKLEQEEQQDEEETKSPSHRGKRQQQELITELRRRQGKDSRHVYEGKDGAIEDIITALKTVPFTARSAKRSSRFFCDPGHTE, from the exons ATGGGGAACGCGGAGAGTATGGAGAGCCAGCTGGCCGTCATCCGGTCCCGAGCCGCCCCGGTTCGCCTGCCGATGCCGGACCCGGCCGAGCTGGAGGAGCGCTTCTCCATCGCACTG AACTCGATGAACCTTCCTCCAGATAAAGTTCGTCTGCTGCGATCGTACGACAACGAGAAAAAGTGGGAGCTGATCTGTGACCAG GAGCGTTTCCAGGTGAAGAATCCTCCTCACACTTACATCCAGAAACTAAGAGGCTTCCTGGACCCAGCTGTCACACGCAAG AAGTTCAGAAGAAGAGTCCAGGAGTCAACTCAGACCCTCAGAGAGTTGGAGATTTCTCTTCGCACCAACCACATTGG GTGGGTCAGAGAGTTCCTGAATGAGGAGAACCGTGGCCTTGATGTGCTTGTTGAGTATCTTTCATTTGCTCAGTACGCTGTCAC GTTTGATGGAGAGCAGCCTGAGTCTGGAACTGAGGTGTCATCCATCGACTCTCCCTGGAGTCGGTCCATAGAAGATCTCCATGGCGATTGTAGCCTCCCTTCCCCATCATCCACTGCCTCGCGCTCCGCTCGACACTCAATCAG CTCCACTCTGGTGACTCGTTCCAACACGCTGCCAAGTCGCAGGACACTGAAGAACTCTCGACTGGTCTGTAAGAAAGATGATGTCCATGTTTGTGTCATGTGTCTCAGAGCCATCATGAACTACCAG TACGGTTTCAACATGGTTATGTCTCATCCTCACGCTGTCAACGAAATAGCTCTGAGCCTCAACAACAGAAACCCCAG GACGAAGGCTCTGGTGCTGGAGCTGTTGGCAGCAGTGTGTCTGGTCCGCGGAGGGCACGAGATCATCCTGTCAGCCTTTGACAACTTTAAAACT GTTTGCTCAGAGACCAtgaggtttgagaagctgatgGAACACTTTAAGAATGAAGATGACAACATTGACTTCCTG GTGGCATGTATGCAGTTCATAAACATCGTGGTCCATTCGGTCGAGGACATGAACTTCAGAGTCCACCTGCAGTACGACTTCACCAAACTGAACCTGGACGAACACCTGGAG AGACTGAAGCACACAGAGAGTGACCGGCTGCAGGTTCAGATCCAGGCCTACCTCGACAACGTGTTTGATGTTGGGACACTGCTGGAGGATGCAGAGACTAAAACGGCTGCCCTGGAAcgagtggaggagctggaggagaacctgAACACG ATGTCACAGCGTCTGCTGGATGTGGAGAACGAAGCAATGCTGAAAATCGTTGAACTAGAGAAACAGCTGATGCAGACTAACAAAGAATTGGACCAGCTTCGG GAAGGTTACGCAAGTGCAAACTCCCAGGTCCACACCTTACGCCGAATGGTTCGGGAAAAGGATCAGACAATTCGACGGCAGAGTCGCCTGGAGCGGCAAGTCCAGGAGGCCCAGCAGGTCGGAGGACCTGGAGCTCCTCAaccacagagaggagagggggatgGCGGCGTGGCTGACTCTGCCTCACCATCTCCTCCCCCCTGCCCCAACCTGTCCCCCAG CCCTGAGACCATAGCCTATCACAGCATGGGACCGGGCATGGGTGGAGCTTCTGGAATGCCAGcgccaccccctccacccccacccccaccaatTCCAAGCACAG tgtcCAACGGGCCTTACcctgcacctcctccccctgccccgcctcctcctccccctcctcccccttgtCGAACCAGTGAACTGTCCTCCACCCCtatgcctccccctcctccacctgtggcTCCGCCTCTTCCGGGTTCAGGTGGTTCGCCCACAGTTATCTTCAATTCTGGACTTGCAG AGGGTCCTCTCAAGTTATTCT CTGTCAAGATAAAGAAACCAATTCAGACCAAGTTCCGGATGCCGGTTCTGAACTGGGTGGCCCTGAAGCCAAGTCAGATCAACGGGACCGTGTTCAACGACATCGACGACGAGTCCATCCTGCAG GACTTGAACGTGGAAGAGTTTGAGGAGCTTTTCAAGACAAAGGCTCAAGGTCCAGCAGTGGACCTGACTATATCCAGACAGAAACTTCCCCAGAAGGCTCCCTCAAAAGTGTCTTTACTGGAGGCCAACAGAGCCAAGAACCTGGCCATCACCCTGAGAAAAGCCggccaggggtcagaggtcatctgcAGGGCCATTCAAAT GTTTGACCTGCGGACCGTCCGGGTTGATTTTGTGGAGTGTCTGATGCGCTTCCTGCCAACGGAGGCTGAGGTGAAGATGCTGCGTCAATATGAACGAGACAGAAAAGCTCCCGAGGCGCTGAGCGACGAGGACCGATTCATGATGCAGTTCAGCCGCATCGAGAGGCTCAGTCAGCGTATGTCCATCATGACCTTCATGGGCAACTTCACCGACAACGTCCAGATGCTGACCCCG CAACTTCACGCGATAATTGCTGCTTCAGTCTCTATAAAATCATCTCAGAAACTCAAGAAGATTCTGGAG aTAATCCTGGCTCTGGGGAACTACATGAACAGCAGCAAACGAGGAGCCGTGTATGGATTCAAGCTGCAGAGTCTGGACCTG ctCCTGGACACAAAGTCGACCGACAGAAAACAAACTCTACTACATTACATCAGCAATGTGGTCAAAGAGAAATATCCTGCAGTGTCTCTGTTTTACAACGAGCTTCACTATATTgacaaagcagctgcag TGAGTCTGGAGAACGTGCTCAGTGatgtgaaggagctgcagcgtgGGATGGAGCTGACCTGGAGAGAGTTCAGCGTTCAGCACAACACCACTCTGAAAGACTTCATCAGCAGACACGAGTCACGgctcaacaagctgcaggaggatGCTCGTATTGCTCAG GATGCCTTTGAAGATGCGGTGAAGTTCTTTGGAGAGAGTTCAAAGACGATGCCTCCGTCTGTGTTCTTCCCCATCTTTGTTCGCTTCATCAAAGCTTACAGG CTGGCTGACGAGGAGAACGAGCAGAGGAGACGCCAAGAGCAGATCTTGTTAGaaaagctggagcaggaggagcagcaggacgaggaggagaccaAG tctcCGTCCCACAGGgggaagcggcagcagcaggaactgaTCACGGAGCTCCGACGACGACAAGGAAAGGACAGCCGCCATGTTTACGAAGGGAAGGATGGCGCCATAGAGGACATCATCACAG cTCTGAAGACCGTGCCCTTCACGGCGCGATCTGCCAAGCGCAGCTCCCGCTTCTTCTGTGACCCCGGCCACACCGAgtaa
- the rgn gene encoding regucalcin, with protein MATSSVKVEPVIKLSALIGEGPVWEESQQTLLFVDIAGQKIHRWSSTTGQVEYVKTGDTVGFAVPRRKGGYVAGVGRDIVAVDWPTQTMTSLVGVDEDKPNSRLNDGKVDPAGRLLAGTMGKEQRPAEVEKQQGSLFSVDSDLTVTKLLGQVDISNGLDWSLDMKIFFYIDSLSLAVHAFDYDIVSGQIGNRRVVYQMREDEGLPDGMTVDCDGRLWVACYNAGRVINIDPATGVCLQTVCLPAMKTTSCCFGGPDYSELYVTSASLGLNQSELRLQPLAGHTFRVRGLGVKGRPSNSFSG; from the exons ATGGCCACGTCATCAGTAAAGGTGGAGCCTGTGATCAAATTGAGTGCTCTGATTGGTGAAGGGCCTGTGTGGGAGGAGTCCCAGCAGACACTGTTGTTTGTTGACATCGCCGGCCAGAAAATCCATCGCTGGAGTTCAACAACCGGTCAAGTGGAGTATGTGaagacag GTGACACCGTGGGCTTTGCTGTTCCTCGGAGGAAAGGTGGTTATGTTGCAGGTGTGGGTCGTGACATCGTGGCTGTAGATTGGCCAACTCAGACAATGACGTCGCTGGTGGGGGTGGATGAAGACAAACCCAACAGCAGGCTAAATGACGGGAAGGTTGATCCAGCTGGACGGCTGCTTGCTG GTACGATGGGGAAGGAGCAGAGACCTGCGGAGGTTGAGAAACAACAGGGGTCATTGTTCTCCGTTGACTCTGACCTAACTGTGACCAAACTCCTGGGCCAG GTGGACATATCTAATGGGTTGGACTGGTCCCTGGATATGAAGATCTTTTTCTACATTGACAGTTTGTCTCTGGCTGTGCACGCCTTTGACTACGACATAGTCAGTGGACAGATCG GCAACCGTCGTGTTGTTTACCAGATGAGGGAGGACGAGGGGCTTCCTGACGGAATGACAGTTGATTGTGATGGTCGACTCTGGGTTGCGTGTTACAATGCAGGGCGAGTCATCAACATCGACCCTGCCACTG gtgtgtgtctgcagaccgTCTGTCTACCCGCCATGAagaccacctcctgctgcttcggAGGTCCAGATTACTCTGAACTCTACGTGACTTCAGCCAGTTTGGGTCTCAACCAATCGGAGCTTAGACTGCAGCCGCTGGCTGGGCACACCTTCAGG GTAAGAGGccttggggtcaaaggtcgtccATCAAACTCATTTTCAGGATAA